The following proteins are encoded in a genomic region of Spirosoma sp. SC4-14:
- a CDS encoding transposase — MTTGKSSNLGFLPAHKPKGRPGFHRLKTGCQWRELPTKQFFTDKVLSWNAVFYYHNKWSKANCWKAIWLNLLSKNLKHLDLSSVEFDGSHTPAKNGGMP, encoded by the coding sequence TTGACTACTGGCAAAAGCTCAAATCTTGGTTTCTTACCAGCCCACAAACCTAAAGGGCGACCCGGTTTCCATCGCTTAAAAACGGGGTGTCAATGGCGTGAGTTACCTACAAAACAGTTTTTCACAGATAAAGTCTTGAGTTGGAATGCGGTCTTTTACTATCATAATAAGTGGAGTAAGGCCAATTGCTGGAAGGCCATTTGGCTTAATTTGTTGAGCAAAAACCTGAAGCATTTAGACCTGTCGAGTGTCGAGTTTGACGGTAGTCATACACCTGCCAAAAACGGGGGGATGCCGTAG
- a CDS encoding transposase, with protein sequence MRYRSGTSVRGKTKVSHQARKRLKALVHMGTMSAIQMKGDLQDYYQRKLGEGKHKMLVLNAVRNKLIHRVCAVVRRGEKYSDRRCGQKLYVSTCLSHRNRSDAFDNLRKWDCCLKSTCSHCQIRQNPFFNHSFVDDPHYYVYLKFALQNSHGFGDFSESLNRFIL encoded by the coding sequence GTGCGGTACCGTTCAGGAACGAGTGTACGGGGTAAAACCAAAGTGAGTCACCAGGCGCGCAAGCGCCTGAAAGCGCTGGTTCATATGGGTACAATGTCGGCTATCCAGATGAAAGGGGACCTTCAGGACTACTATCAACGCAAACTCGGCGAAGGGAAGCACAAGATGCTAGTACTTAATGCAGTTCGCAACAAGCTCATTCACCGGGTTTGTGCAGTAGTTCGGCGAGGTGAAAAATATTCGGACCGCCGATGCGGACAAAAATTATACGTTAGCACTTGCTTAAGCCATAGAAATCGGAGCGATGCATTCGACAATCTGCGTAAGTGGGACTGTTGTCTCAAATCCACGTGTTCCCACTGTCAGATACGGCAAAATCCATTTTTCAATCATAGCTTTGTCGATGATCCCCATTACTATGTGTATTTAAAGTTCGCGCTTCAAAATTCACACGGTTTTGGGGATTTTAGCGAAAGTTTAAACAGGTTCATCCTGTAA
- the guaB gene encoding IMP dehydrogenase, which yields MSLDTSKFLYEALTYDDVLLLPAYSEVLPRDTNTTTQLTRTIRLNIPLISAAMDTVTESALAIAMAQEGGIGIIHKNMSVEEQADEVRKVKRSESGMIIDPITLLESATLGDAHKIMREFKIGGIPVVDGTGKLVGILTNRDLRFQNDLSKPVTDIMTREKLITARVGLTLEEAESILQEYRIEKLPIVDDHYHLVGLITYKDILKKKSHPNACKDELGRLRVGAAVGVTPDLQRRIEALVKAGVDVISVDTAHGHSKGVLDAVRNIKTQFPNLQVIAGNVATGEGAKALADAGADAVKVGVGPGSICTTRIIAGIGMPQLTAVYESAKALAGTGVPVVADGGIRFSGDITKALAGGASTVMIGSLLAGTEEAPGEIVLYEGRRFKTYRGMGSVEAMEDGSKDRYFQDAEDDIKKLVPEGIVGRVPFKGKVSEITYQLVGGLKAGMGYCGAADIPTLQQAKFVKITTAGSRESHPHDISIQKEAPNYSAR from the coding sequence ATGAGCTTAGATACGAGCAAGTTTCTTTACGAGGCTCTCACCTACGACGATGTATTGCTGCTACCTGCCTACTCGGAGGTCCTCCCGCGCGATACAAATACCACAACCCAGCTTACCCGCACAATCCGTCTGAACATTCCGCTTATTTCGGCGGCTATGGACACCGTCACGGAGTCGGCACTGGCTATTGCGATGGCGCAGGAAGGAGGCATCGGCATTATCCATAAAAATATGAGCGTTGAAGAGCAGGCCGATGAGGTCCGCAAAGTAAAACGCTCTGAAAGTGGGATGATTATCGATCCCATTACGCTGTTAGAATCGGCGACGCTTGGCGATGCGCATAAAATTATGCGCGAATTCAAAATTGGCGGTATTCCAGTTGTCGACGGCACAGGTAAGTTGGTCGGTATTCTTACGAACCGGGATTTACGCTTCCAGAACGATCTTTCTAAGCCCGTAACGGATATAATGACCAGGGAGAAACTGATCACCGCGCGGGTTGGCTTAACACTGGAAGAAGCCGAAAGTATTCTTCAGGAATACCGAATCGAGAAATTGCCCATCGTCGATGATCACTATCACCTGGTTGGTCTGATTACCTACAAAGACATTCTGAAGAAAAAGAGCCATCCAAATGCCTGCAAAGATGAGTTGGGCCGTTTGCGCGTTGGGGCTGCTGTAGGTGTTACGCCTGACCTTCAGCGCCGAATTGAAGCGCTTGTGAAAGCAGGCGTCGATGTGATTAGCGTCGATACGGCCCATGGACACTCAAAGGGCGTTCTGGATGCCGTACGAAATATTAAGACGCAGTTCCCGAATCTTCAGGTTATTGCCGGTAATGTAGCAACTGGCGAAGGAGCCAAAGCACTGGCCGATGCTGGAGCCGACGCGGTGAAAGTAGGAGTAGGGCCAGGTAGTATTTGTACGACCCGGATTATTGCCGGTATTGGTATGCCGCAGCTAACAGCCGTCTACGAATCAGCCAAAGCGCTGGCTGGCACGGGTGTGCCGGTTGTTGCCGATGGGGGCATTCGTTTCTCGGGCGATATTACCAAAGCCCTTGCGGGTGGTGCCAGCACGGTTATGATTGGGTCTTTGCTGGCGGGTACTGAAGAAGCACCGGGCGAGATTGTGCTGTATGAAGGACGCCGGTTTAAGACGTATCGCGGCATGGGATCGGTTGAGGCAATGGAAGATGGTTCTAAAGACCGTTATTTCCAGGATGCTGAAGACGACATCAAAAAACTTGTTCCAGAAGGTATTGTAGGACGGGTACCGTTCAAAGGCAAAGTGTCTGAAATTACTTATCAACTGGTTGGCGGTCTGAAAGCGGGTATGGGCTATTGCGGTGCTGCCGATATTCCAACCCTGCAACAAGCCAAATTCGTGAAAATTACGACTGCTGGCTCGCGTGAAAGCCATCCGCACGATATTTCAATCCAGAAAGAAGCCCCCAATTATTCAGCGCGGTAA
- a CDS encoding transposase — MSDNQGLMLAMSTPQAGQHQDLFQIQVLFDGICSLLKEAGINLKGLFLNADAGFDSASFRTACEQEEILANVKENPRNSSNQDQRPYPTGTHIFDDDLYTDRSVIEHANAWMDGFKALLIRFEFSVKNWMSLHFIAFSVIFLRKINRKAKV; from the coding sequence ATGTCCGATAATCAAGGGCTTATGCTGGCCATGTCTACTCCTCAAGCAGGGCAACACCAGGATCTATTCCAAATTCAAGTACTATTTGATGGGATTTGTAGCCTGTTGAAAGAAGCAGGTATCAACTTGAAAGGCTTATTTCTCAATGCTGACGCTGGCTTTGATTCGGCTAGTTTCAGAACCGCCTGTGAGCAAGAAGAAATCCTGGCCAATGTGAAAGAGAATCCCAGAAATTCATCTAATCAAGACCAGAGGCCTTATCCAACCGGTACCCATATTTTCGATGACGACTTGTACACCGATCGTTCCGTGATTGAACATGCTAATGCTTGGATGGACGGCTTCAAAGCTCTTTTGATCCGGTTTGAGTTTTCAGTCAAAAACTGGATGAGTCTACATTTTATTGCATTCTCAGTCATTTTCTTGCGAAAAATCAACCGTAAAGCGAAAGTTTAA
- a CDS encoding polysaccharide deacetylase, with protein MVDSKTLETSVAILQPQTVKPLPWETLKQQFQQTPYFRAIRTEQERDTNLQDAGLERADTTERGFSLTIDLCPSNKPLTRSVFEQLIAAFGPEEKPIPITITITGLWMARHADDLAYLKNLVSRGQLDITWVNHSYYHHYDPRLPLSVNFLLEPNTNLSKEILLNEQAMLQNGLLPSIFFRFPGLVSNKTIFDRVLSFGLLPIGSDAWLAKKQQPSQGSLVLIHANGNEPLGIADFIQLIRQHSGAIRNKQWLLYQLPTSIVDTVGK; from the coding sequence ATGGTTGATTCTAAAACGCTCGAAACCTCAGTTGCAATTCTACAGCCCCAAACGGTAAAACCACTTCCATGGGAAACGCTCAAACAGCAGTTTCAGCAAACACCGTATTTCCGGGCCATACGAACAGAGCAAGAGCGGGACACTAATCTACAGGATGCCGGTCTGGAGCGGGCCGATACGACCGAGCGTGGTTTTAGTCTGACCATAGACCTGTGTCCGTCCAATAAACCGCTAACCCGTTCGGTATTTGAGCAATTGATTGCGGCCTTCGGCCCTGAAGAAAAACCCATTCCGATTACGATAACCATTACCGGCCTCTGGATGGCTCGTCATGCCGATGATCTGGCTTACTTGAAAAATCTGGTTAGTCGCGGACAACTCGATATCACCTGGGTGAATCACTCCTATTATCATCATTATGATCCACGGTTGCCGCTATCGGTAAACTTTCTGCTGGAGCCGAACACTAATCTTTCTAAAGAAATACTGCTAAACGAACAGGCAATGCTTCAAAATGGCTTGCTTCCTTCAATTTTTTTTCGGTTTCCGGGATTGGTGTCCAACAAAACTATTTTTGATCGGGTACTATCCTTTGGGTTGCTTCCAATTGGCAGTGATGCCTGGTTAGCGAAAAAGCAGCAACCCAGTCAGGGAAGTCTGGTTCTGATTCATGCGAATGGGAACGAGCCACTAGGCATCGCTGACTTTATTCAGCTCATTCGTCAGCATTCAGGTGCTATTCGTAACAAACAATGGCTGCTTTATCAGTTGCCGACAAGCATTGTCGATACGGTTGGCAAATAA
- a CDS encoding PAS domain S-box protein has translation MPVLTAEKKRLEALRQYQILDTPPDKEFDQLADLASLICQTPISLISLVDEKRQWFKSRIGIDLQETHRDIAFCNYTIQDQGLFEVEDAQEDNRFKENPLVLTDPHIRFYAGYPLTDSNGHALGALCVLDREPRKLTPHQQKALQILGDMAMGLISTYRQKQELLYLENLFTLSNDLICIASTDGFFKRINPAFSKVLGWDTEFLLETSFFELVHPDDLQLTIQQIQQLADGEPTINFAHRIRCKDGDYRYLQWTASPEPHTGYLFAIARDISEEKQKESLLHQSEAKFRSFFENSQGFLCIHDLEGKLLTVNMAGASALGYEPEELVGLTLHQIVPPNQHEGLAHYLKIIRETGKASGLMHTRHRDGSLLIWLFNNVLEQAGTDGAYVIGNAIDITRRHQLEVDLKQTKQMLEQTNEAARIGTWEFDVAGNRLSWSSVTKAIHEVPADFEPTLDIAISFFTEAHKDRIRAAVQEAIQQEVLYDLELQIRTATGREIWVRSIGTPELEKGVCKRLYGTFQDIDERKKGEQALLNEKLRLMAFVEHAPAAVAMFDRQIRYIAVSKRWMEDYHLTESVIGRSHYDIFPDISDEWKAIHARCAQGAVEKNEEDIWHPEGWDHDQYLRWEVRPWYQFDGSIGGIMMFTQDITEMCLQRDELKKAKLLAEQASVAKSEFLANMSHEIRTPLNGVIGFTDLVLKTSLTSTQHQYLSIVNQSANALLSIINDILDFSKIEAGKLELAPERVDLYEICGQATDIITYQAQQKGLEILLNIPSDLPRFIYVDSVRLKQVLVNLLGNAVKFTEKGEIELQVKPLTDIHQPEIRYLFEVRDTGIGIKTDMQERIFEAFAQEEPSITKKYGGTGLGLTISNKLVDLMGGQLNLRSKVNEGSCFFFSIPLPVESGPPVTYQGIEQIHSVLIVDDNANNRIILKHMLALKQITVEEASNGFEALQLLSVNNNYDVILMDYHMPFMDGLETIEKIQANFVSASHEQIPILLHSSSDDDRIIRGCETLGIRHRLVKPIKMDELYQTLARLTQQDERPIDTLSDQPVSIHSDSVKILLVEDNKINQLLARTFVSRIIPNAHIIEAENGEQAVEAYHQHRPDLILMDVQMPVMNGYEATRQIRSSGIQPPVPILALTAGSIQGEREKCFAAGMDDFLTKPVSEEALADALQKWLIRPLSSSRITPVNETTNVHFDPHVLHMMAGGDPDFYAELVDTIRLELQATVAILQTEVSAESVPTLRALGHKLRGSASSAGMENLAQLAHQMETTAEINPDGLIDLQNQMLDEIALLLTLLTPSSPY, from the coding sequence ATGCCTGTACTCACAGCCGAAAAAAAACGTCTGGAGGCTCTCCGTCAATACCAGATTCTGGATACGCCCCCCGACAAAGAGTTTGACCAACTGGCCGATCTGGCTTCCCTGATTTGTCAGACACCCATTTCCCTGATTTCATTGGTCGATGAAAAACGGCAATGGTTCAAATCCCGTATTGGCATCGATCTGCAGGAAACACACCGCGACATTGCCTTTTGCAACTATACCATTCAGGATCAGGGGCTGTTTGAAGTAGAAGACGCTCAGGAAGATAACCGCTTCAAAGAAAATCCGCTGGTACTGACCGATCCGCACATTCGCTTTTATGCGGGCTATCCGCTAACCGATTCCAACGGCCATGCATTGGGCGCGCTTTGCGTTCTCGATCGCGAGCCCAGAAAACTTACACCCCATCAGCAAAAAGCCCTCCAGATTCTGGGCGATATGGCCATGGGCTTGATCAGCACCTATCGGCAGAAACAGGAATTGCTGTATCTGGAAAACCTCTTTACGCTCTCCAACGATCTGATCTGCATTGCAAGTACGGATGGGTTCTTTAAACGAATCAACCCTGCGTTTAGTAAAGTTCTGGGCTGGGATACTGAGTTTTTGCTGGAAACGTCTTTTTTTGAGCTTGTTCATCCCGACGACCTGCAATTAACCATTCAGCAGATCCAGCAGTTGGCCGATGGAGAGCCTACGATTAACTTCGCGCATCGGATTCGATGTAAGGATGGCGACTATCGCTACCTTCAGTGGACTGCTTCGCCCGAACCACATACCGGCTATTTGTTTGCCATTGCCCGCGATATTTCCGAAGAAAAACAGAAAGAATCCCTGCTCCACCAGTCGGAGGCCAAGTTTCGATCGTTCTTCGAAAACTCGCAGGGTTTTTTATGCATCCATGATCTTGAGGGCAAATTATTGACGGTCAATATGGCAGGCGCCAGCGCACTCGGCTATGAACCCGAAGAGCTTGTTGGGCTTACATTGCATCAGATTGTTCCCCCAAATCAGCATGAGGGGCTTGCACACTACCTAAAAATCATCCGCGAAACGGGCAAAGCCAGTGGGCTTATGCACACGCGGCATCGGGATGGAAGCCTGCTGATCTGGCTGTTCAATAACGTGCTGGAGCAGGCCGGTACCGATGGGGCTTATGTGATTGGCAATGCCATCGATATTACCCGGCGCCACCAGTTGGAGGTCGATCTGAAACAGACCAAGCAAATGCTGGAGCAAACCAATGAAGCAGCCCGCATTGGCACCTGGGAATTCGATGTTGCTGGCAATCGGTTAAGCTGGTCTTCGGTAACGAAAGCAATCCACGAAGTTCCCGCTGATTTTGAACCTACGCTTGACATCGCCATTTCATTTTTCACAGAAGCCCATAAAGATCGTATACGGGCCGCCGTTCAGGAAGCCATTCAGCAGGAAGTGCTCTATGATCTCGAACTTCAGATACGAACGGCAACGGGTCGGGAGATTTGGGTACGATCGATTGGCACCCCCGAACTGGAAAAAGGTGTCTGTAAGCGGCTATATGGCACCTTTCAGGATATTGACGAGCGCAAAAAAGGCGAACAGGCATTGCTCAATGAAAAATTAAGACTCATGGCTTTTGTGGAGCATGCCCCGGCAGCCGTAGCTATGTTCGACCGTCAGATTCGCTATATAGCCGTCAGTAAACGCTGGATGGAGGATTATCACTTAACAGAAAGCGTAATTGGCCGGTCGCATTACGACATTTTTCCGGACATTTCTGACGAGTGGAAAGCAATTCATGCCCGATGTGCGCAGGGAGCAGTTGAGAAAAATGAGGAAGATATCTGGCATCCGGAAGGCTGGGACCATGATCAGTATTTACGCTGGGAAGTAAGACCCTGGTATCAGTTCGACGGATCTATTGGCGGCATCATGATGTTTACACAGGACATTACGGAGATGTGTCTGCAACGCGACGAATTGAAAAAAGCCAAACTACTGGCAGAGCAGGCCAGTGTAGCCAAGTCTGAGTTTCTGGCCAACATGAGCCACGAAATCCGTACGCCCCTGAATGGCGTTATTGGGTTTACAGACCTGGTACTGAAAACATCGCTGACATCAACGCAGCATCAGTACCTATCTATTGTCAATCAGTCGGCCAATGCCTTGTTGAGCATCATAAACGACATTCTTGATTTTTCGAAGATTGAAGCCGGAAAACTCGAACTGGCTCCCGAACGTGTCGATCTCTACGAAATTTGTGGGCAGGCAACAGATATAATTACGTATCAGGCTCAGCAGAAAGGGTTGGAAATTCTGCTCAATATTCCTTCCGATCTGCCCCGGTTTATTTATGTAGATTCGGTGCGGTTAAAACAGGTTCTGGTCAATTTACTGGGCAATGCAGTCAAATTTACCGAAAAGGGCGAAATCGAACTACAAGTTAAACCCTTAACCGACATTCATCAGCCCGAAATAAGGTATCTGTTTGAAGTTCGCGACACGGGCATTGGCATTAAAACAGATATGCAGGAGCGGATCTTTGAAGCCTTTGCTCAGGAAGAACCGTCCATCACCAAAAAATATGGTGGCACGGGTTTAGGTCTGACAATCTCCAACAAACTTGTTGATTTGATGGGCGGTCAGCTCAACCTGCGCAGTAAAGTCAACGAGGGTAGTTGCTTCTTTTTTTCAATTCCGCTACCGGTCGAATCGGGGCCACCGGTCACCTATCAGGGCATTGAACAAATTCACTCGGTACTGATCGTAGACGACAATGCTAATAACCGGATAATTCTGAAACATATGCTGGCCTTAAAGCAGATTACTGTCGAGGAAGCCAGTAATGGCTTTGAGGCTTTGCAACTACTAAGCGTTAATAATAATTACGACGTTATTTTGATGGACTACCATATGCCGTTTATGGATGGCCTGGAAACGATAGAAAAAATCCAGGCTAATTTTGTTTCGGCTTCCCATGAACAGATTCCTATTCTACTGCATAGTTCGTCGGACGATGATCGAATCATTCGCGGTTGCGAAACACTCGGTATCCGACACAGGCTGGTTAAGCCCATTAAAATGGATGAGCTTTACCAGACACTTGCCCGGCTAACGCAGCAGGATGAACGACCAATCGACACGTTGTCGGATCAGCCCGTCAGTATCCATTCCGATTCGGTAAAAATCCTGCTGGTTGAAGATAATAAAATCAATCAGTTGCTGGCCCGAACCTTCGTCAGCCGAATCATTCCCAATGCGCATATTATCGAAGCCGAAAATGGCGAGCAGGCCGTTGAGGCTTATCATCAGCATCGTCCGGATTTGATTTTAATGGACGTGCAAATGCCGGTTATGAATGGCTATGAAGCTACCCGTCAAATTCGTTCGTCAGGTATTCAGCCACCAGTACCTATTCTGGCCTTAACGGCGGGCAGTATTCAGGGTGAGCGAGAAAAGTGCTTTGCTGCCGGTATGGACGACTTTCTGACAAAGCCCGTTTCAGAGGAAGCCCTCGCCGATGCGTTACAAAAATGGCTGATTCGTCCGTTAAGCTCTTCCCGTATAACGCCAGTCAATGAAACTACCAATGTGCATTTTGATCCGCACGTCTTACACATGATGGCTGGTGGCGATCCCGATTTTTATGCCGAACTTGTCGATACAATCCGCCTTGAGTTACAGGCAACGGTAGCCATTCTCCAGACCGAAGTCAGTGCCGAATCCGTACCTACGCTGCGGGCATTGGGCCATAAGCTTCGGGGGTCTGCCTCTAGTGCCGGTATGGAAAACCTGGCACAACTGGCGCACCAGATGGAGACCACGGCAGAAATAAATCCTGATGGACTGATCGATCTACAGAATCAGATGCTGGATGAAATTGCGCTGTTACTAACCCTGCTTACGCCGTCGTCTCCTTATTGA
- a CDS encoding ion transporter, with product MRRLVSSKLTLHQMVMLVLSAYVVLALLVRELVPMHPGSRKLLDQIDTGICIYFLFDFFLRLYQAPDKLKFLRWGWIDLLASIPALDWFRLGQVVRVVRILRMVRAFRSMHEFLAYLFRNRANGTLSAVLLSSVLLMIFGAIAILSVERVPEANIKTPSDALWWAFVTITTVGYGDRYPVTTLGRFIAAVLMIAGVGLFGTFTGYVANFFIEQEQEKEQDDIQSLTREIRRLRQKIESLEKRLEQ from the coding sequence ATGCGCCGGTTGGTTTCCTCTAAATTGACACTCCACCAGATGGTTATGCTGGTTTTATCGGCTTATGTAGTCCTGGCTCTCCTGGTTCGGGAATTGGTACCGATGCATCCTGGTAGCCGTAAACTACTTGATCAGATCGATACCGGAATCTGCATCTATTTCCTGTTCGATTTCTTTCTGCGACTCTATCAGGCACCCGATAAGCTGAAATTTCTGCGTTGGGGCTGGATCGATTTATTGGCCAGTATTCCGGCACTTGACTGGTTTCGTTTGGGGCAGGTTGTGCGAGTGGTTCGTATTTTGCGGATGGTTCGGGCATTTCGGTCAATGCATGAATTTTTGGCGTATCTGTTTAGAAATCGGGCCAATGGAACGCTCTCCGCAGTATTGTTGAGTTCGGTATTGCTGATGATTTTTGGGGCCATTGCAATTTTATCGGTTGAGCGGGTGCCCGAGGCTAATATTAAAACACCGTCGGATGCACTCTGGTGGGCCTTTGTTACGATAACGACCGTTGGCTATGGCGATCGATATCCGGTAACAACACTCGGCCGATTTATTGCCGCCGTTCTGATGATAGCGGGCGTTGGCTTATTTGGTACATTTACGGGCTATGTTGCCAATTTCTTTATTGAACAGGAGCAGGAAAAAGAACAGGACGATATCCAGTCGCTTACGCGGGAAATCAGACGGTTGCGGCAAAAAATAGAATCGCTGGAAAAACGGCTTGAACAGTAG
- a CDS encoding transposase: MLWTFATAPAAWFIGIDIAKDTLDWAVFTQQGLQLSTHGANTLAGIKTALAEFKALPGWNPKLAVFCMEHTGLYNAHLLELLDQQKLAIWLESSLQIKQAGGMQWGKTDKVDAQRIAQYAYRFRDQMRLWQPPREVIQKLAFLSTTRQRLNQAYNLLAVPVAEQETFISKALQKKLKGNV; this comes from the coding sequence TTGTTATGGACTTTTGCTACCGCCCCGGCGGCCTGGTTCATTGGCATCGACATTGCCAAAGACACTTTGGATTGGGCCGTTTTTACCCAACAAGGATTGCAACTTAGTACCCATGGTGCCAACACTCTGGCGGGTATTAAGACTGCTTTAGCCGAGTTTAAAGCACTGCCTGGTTGGAATCCCAAGCTGGCAGTGTTCTGTATGGAACATACGGGCCTGTACAATGCTCATCTGCTGGAGTTACTTGACCAACAAAAGCTGGCTATCTGGCTAGAATCGTCTTTGCAGATTAAACAGGCAGGTGGCATGCAATGGGGTAAAACGGATAAAGTTGATGCCCAGCGCATTGCTCAATACGCGTATCGCTTCCGCGATCAAATGCGCCTTTGGCAGCCCCCACGCGAGGTTATTCAGAAATTAGCCTTTCTTAGTACCACCCGCCAGCGGCTCAATCAGGCGTATAATCTGTTGGCAGTTCCAGTAGCTGAGCAAGAAACGTTCATCAGCAAGGCGCTCCAAAAAAAACTCAAAGGCAACGTCTAA
- the xylA gene encoding xylose isomerase, translated as MSTITLGDREFFPGIGAIAYEGPKSKNPLAFKWYNPDLEIGGKTLRDQLRFAISYWHTFCGTGGDPFGPGTRIFPWDQDSDANVRAKLKMDAAFEFFTKIGAPYYCFHDIDLVDEGASASEYEKRLQTIVDYGKQKQAASGVKLLWGTANVFSNPRYMNGASTNPDFAVLAYAGTQVKNAIDATIALGGENYVFWGGREGYMSLLNTNMKREVEHLAQFLTIARDYARKQGFQGTFFIEPKPMEPTKHQYDYDAATVIGFLRQYGLDKDFQLNIEVNHATLAGHTFDHELQVAADAGMLGSIDANRGDYQNGWDTDQFPINIYELVEAALVIHQAGGIKPGGINFDAKVRRNSTDADDLFIAHISGMDAFARAFIVADAILKDSDYLKFRTERYSSFDNGQGKAFEEGKLTLEDLRSYTLENGEPQLRSGKQEWLESIINQYI; from the coding sequence ATGTCAACAATCACACTAGGTGACCGGGAGTTTTTTCCGGGTATCGGCGCCATCGCTTACGAAGGGCCAAAATCGAAAAACCCATTAGCGTTTAAATGGTATAACCCTGATCTGGAAATTGGCGGAAAAACCCTGCGGGATCAGCTTCGGTTTGCTATTAGTTACTGGCATACCTTCTGCGGAACCGGGGGCGATCCGTTCGGTCCGGGAACGCGCATTTTTCCGTGGGATCAGGACAGCGATGCCAACGTACGGGCTAAACTGAAAATGGACGCTGCCTTCGAATTTTTTACAAAAATTGGTGCGCCTTACTATTGTTTCCACGACATCGATCTGGTTGATGAAGGTGCTTCGGCCAGCGAGTATGAAAAACGGCTGCAAACCATTGTCGACTATGGCAAGCAGAAACAGGCTGCCAGTGGCGTAAAACTGTTGTGGGGAACGGCGAACGTATTTTCGAACCCCCGCTACATGAATGGAGCCTCCACCAACCCTGATTTTGCTGTGCTGGCTTATGCCGGAACTCAGGTGAAAAACGCCATTGATGCCACCATTGCGCTGGGCGGAGAGAATTACGTGTTCTGGGGAGGCCGGGAAGGGTATATGTCGCTGCTGAACACCAACATGAAGCGCGAAGTGGAACACCTGGCACAATTTCTGACCATTGCCCGCGATTATGCCCGTAAGCAGGGGTTCCAGGGAACGTTCTTTATTGAGCCCAAGCCTATGGAACCAACAAAACACCAGTATGATTATGATGCCGCTACTGTGATCGGATTCCTCCGTCAATATGGTCTGGACAAAGATTTTCAGTTGAATATTGAAGTAAACCACGCTACGCTGGCGGGGCATACATTCGACCACGAATTGCAGGTAGCTGCCGATGCAGGTATGTTAGGCAGCATCGATGCCAACCGGGGCGATTATCAGAATGGCTGGGATACTGATCAGTTTCCAATCAATATTTATGAACTGGTAGAAGCCGCTTTGGTAATTCATCAGGCGGGTGGCATTAAACCCGGCGGCATTAATTTCGATGCCAAAGTGCGCCGGAACTCTACCGATGCCGACGATCTATTCATTGCCCACATCAGCGGTATGGATGCTTTTGCCCGTGCGTTTATCGTGGCTGATGCGATCCTGAAAGATTCCGACTATCTGAAGTTCAGAACCGAGCGGTACAGTTCTTTTGATAATGGGCAGGGCAAAGCCTTTGAAGAAGGTAAACTAACGCTGGAAGACCTGCGTAGCTATACACTGGAAAACGGTGAACCACAACTCCGCAGCGGTAAGCAGGAGTGGCTCGAAAGCATCATCAATCAGTATATCTAG
- a CDS encoding transposase, whose protein sequence is MISVPGIGPVIATELVVATNEMQTINEPKKLACHAGVAPFDRAACAVPFRNECTG, encoded by the coding sequence ATGATTTCCGTACCAGGCATCGGGCCTGTGATCGCAACCGAACTGGTTGTGGCCACCAACGAAATGCAAACCATCAACGAGCCTAAAAAGTTGGCTTGTCACGCCGGAGTTGCTCCCTTCGACAGAGCCGCCTGTGCGGTACCGTTCAGGAACGAGTGTACGGGGTAA